The following coding sequences are from one Beggiatoa alba B18LD window:
- the serS gene encoding serine--tRNA ligase codes for MLDPQLIRNNLPDVVRQLATRGFTVNDAQLTALEKARKQCQTETEQLQNERNTRSKDIGKAKAKGEDVTALMESVNQINEQLKNKEVQLDAIQSELNQLLYEIPNIPHSSVPVGNSEEQNVEVRRWGTPKTFPFPPKDHVDLGAMSTLLDFETAVKITGTRFALMRGALARLHRALIQFMLNLHTEEHGYTEVNVPYMVNSESLFGTGQLPKFAADLFHIPEQNYYLIPTAEVPVTNIARDTIIDEEALPVKYVCHTPCFRSEAGAYGKDTRGMIRQHQFEKVELVQLVRPDMSYEALEALTGHAETVLQRLELPYRVMSLCTGDMGFSSAKTYDLEVWLPGQQRYREISSCSNFEAFQARRMKARWRDPKTKKPNLLHTLNGSGLAIGRTLVAVMENYQDEGGRIYIPAALQPYMGKVTHIDPC; via the coding sequence ATGCTTGATCCCCAGTTAATTCGTAATAATTTACCTGATGTTGTCCGTCAATTAGCCACGCGCGGTTTTACCGTTAATGACGCACAATTGACGGCATTAGAAAAAGCCCGTAAACAATGCCAAACCGAAACAGAACAATTGCAAAATGAACGAAATACCCGTTCTAAAGACATCGGTAAGGCAAAAGCAAAAGGCGAAGATGTCACCGCATTAATGGAAAGCGTTAACCAGATTAACGAACAGTTAAAAAATAAAGAAGTCCAGCTCGACGCTATTCAATCAGAATTAAATCAATTACTTTATGAAATCCCCAATATTCCACACAGTAGCGTTCCTGTTGGTAACAGTGAAGAACAAAATGTCGAAGTGCGTCGCTGGGGCACGCCGAAAACTTTTCCATTCCCCCCCAAAGACCATGTCGATTTAGGCGCGATGAGCACCTTATTAGACTTTGAAACCGCTGTAAAAATTACAGGAACACGCTTTGCTTTAATGCGTGGCGCGTTAGCTCGCTTACACCGCGCCCTGATTCAATTCATGTTGAATTTACACACCGAAGAACATGGCTATACTGAGGTCAATGTGCCCTATATGGTGAATAGTGAAAGCTTATTCGGTACAGGACAACTCCCTAAATTTGCAGCAGATTTATTCCATATTCCCGAACAAAATTACTATTTAATTCCCACAGCTGAAGTCCCTGTTACCAATATTGCACGGGATACCATTATTGATGAAGAAGCCTTACCCGTTAAATATGTTTGCCATACCCCCTGTTTTCGCAGTGAAGCGGGTGCGTATGGTAAAGATACACGCGGGATGATACGTCAGCATCAATTTGAAAAAGTAGAATTAGTACAATTAGTGCGCCCTGATATGTCTTATGAAGCCTTAGAAGCCTTAACAGGACATGCCGAAACTGTATTACAGCGTTTAGAATTACCCTATCGAGTCATGAGCTTATGCACAGGTGACATGGGATTTTCCTCTGCGAAAACCTACGATTTAGAAGTATGGCTACCAGGTCAACAACGCTACCGCGAAATTTCTTCTTGCAGTAATTTTGAAGCCTTCCAAGCACGGCGGATGAAAGCCCGCTGGCGCGACCCTAAAACAAAAAAACCGAATTTATTACACACCTTAAACGGCTCAGGCTTGGCGATTGGTCGCACACTGGTTGCTGTGATGGAAAATTATCAAGATGAAGGTGGCAGAATTTATATTCCCGCTGCTTTACAGCCATACATGGGCAAGGTCACACACATAGACCCCTGCTAG
- a CDS encoding SPOR domain-containing protein, which translates to MTIQNRRLVNNDTYDPKQRFVGGIVLFLLMLIIYFFLKLVLSVGMSDIEGTYQLREALPDEVVTGSNASLPTSHTTVSPVVTHALPSHFVFLGLDGSPITKEDSQQAATQSAETISAEPPKTGYFYVQAASFREEKQAQALVDKLKERTLESEVVKVGDWYTVRLLPQENRRVAEQQLRQLRDRPLSIKGQIKQIE; encoded by the coding sequence ATGACAATACAAAACCGCCGTCTTGTTAATAATGATACCTATGACCCTAAACAACGCTTTGTTGGGGGCATTGTATTATTTCTGCTCATGTTGATTATTTACTTCTTTCTCAAATTAGTGTTAAGCGTTGGTATGAGCGATATAGAAGGCACTTATCAATTACGTGAAGCGTTGCCTGATGAGGTTGTCACAGGTAGCAATGCAAGTTTGCCCACGAGTCATACGACAGTTTCACCAGTGGTTACACACGCGCTCCCGTCTCACTTTGTATTTTTAGGATTAGATGGCTCGCCAATTACGAAAGAAGATAGCCAACAAGCCGCCACACAGTCTGCTGAAACTATTTCCGCTGAACCCCCCAAAACAGGGTATTTTTATGTACAAGCGGCAAGTTTTCGTGAAGAAAAACAGGCACAAGCTTTGGTTGATAAATTAAAAGAACGTACTTTAGAATCCGAAGTGGTTAAAGTGGGTGATTGGTACACCGTGCGTCTATTACCCCAAGAAAATAGACGGGTTGCAGAGCAACAACTGCGTCAATTACGCGACCGTCCTTTAAGCATTAAGGGACAAATTAAACAAATTGAATAA
- a CDS encoding HAD-IA family hydrolase, translated as MTLATKKITHVIYDMDGVLLDTEPFYTTVTQHIAQQYGKNFTWALKSQMMGRKQLDAAQILVSSLALPITAEEYLQQREPLLDALFLTAQPLRGAKALTQHLHQQGIPQAVATSTPKSKFALKTQAHQTWFNVFQAIITGDNPVVKKGKPAPDIFLAAAHALNADPAHCLVFEDALVGVEAAKAAGMSVVAIPPAELDKAQFAKADAVLNAMDEFTPESWGLPAF; from the coding sequence GTGACTTTAGCAACAAAAAAAATAACCCATGTTATCTATGACATGGACGGCGTACTACTAGATACAGAACCGTTTTACACCACTGTGACCCAACACATTGCCCAACAATACGGTAAAAATTTTACATGGGCGTTAAAGTCGCAAATGATGGGACGTAAACAACTCGATGCTGCACAAATTCTGGTGTCATCATTAGCATTACCGATTACCGCTGAAGAATATTTACAACAACGCGAACCCTTACTCGACGCGCTTTTTTTAACGGCTCAACCCTTACGCGGTGCAAAAGCCTTAACCCAACATTTGCATCAACAAGGCATCCCGCAAGCCGTCGCAACCAGTACCCCAAAATCTAAATTTGCGCTAAAAACGCAAGCCCATCAAACATGGTTTAACGTCTTTCAAGCAATTATTACAGGCGATAATCCTGTGGTGAAAAAAGGCAAACCCGCGCCCGATATTTTTCTCGCTGCCGCTCACGCGCTCAATGCAGACCCAGCGCATTGTTTAGTCTTTGAAGATGCCCTTGTTGGCGTCGAAGCGGCAAAAGCAGCGGGCATGTCGGTTGTTGCGATTCCGCCCGCTGAATTAGACAAAGCGCAATTTGCCAAAGCCGACGCGGTTTTAAACGCAATGGATGAATTTACGCCCGAAAGTTGGGGCTTGCCTGCGTTTTAA
- a CDS encoding lytic transglycosylase domain-containing protein: MPSIKAIIVTLLFTLLYALAFIDIPVTFIADQAAKKHGLDPKLFRAVIRQESNWNSMAISPKGAVGLAQLMPAAAQDCGLEQQERYSPYYNLNCGAWHLAKHYQEFKSVEKALCAYNAGASRVRRFGACPPYPETQQYVRNIMTHWQQTSTN; this comes from the coding sequence ATGCCTTCTATAAAAGCGATTATCGTCACGCTCTTATTTACCCTGCTTTACGCATTAGCATTCATCGATATACCCGTTACTTTTATTGCTGACCAAGCCGCTAAAAAGCACGGGCTAGACCCTAAATTATTTCGCGCCGTTATTCGTCAAGAATCTAATTGGAATTCGATGGCAATTTCGCCAAAAGGTGCAGTTGGTCTTGCCCAGTTAATGCCCGCTGCGGCGCAAGATTGCGGATTAGAACAACAAGAACGGTATTCCCCTTATTACAATCTCAACTGTGGTGCGTGGCATTTGGCAAAACACTACCAAGAATTTAAAAGCGTAGAAAAAGCCTTATGTGCCTACAATGCAGGGGCAAGCCGTGTGCGCCGTTTTGGCGCGTGCCCTCCCTACCCAGAAACTCAGCAATATGTGCGTAATATCATGACGCACTGGCAACAAACCAGCACTAATTAA
- a CDS encoding ABC transporter substrate-binding protein, producing the protein MLKILILLLLACSSFSPWVLAASNYTGKKVLHVASYHSSFEWVTGLNHSIETVFKDKGIDFQVFYMDTKNHPTEAWKQEIALKAKDFIETFKPNIVIASDDDAAKYLIVPYYKESNLPFIFCGINEDIKVYGFPTKNMTGMLEVDLADVVVAHLRKYAKGNRVAILTVDGMSERKLVQNYIDVLKLPISHAYFVKTFEEWKTAFLMTDADMLLLINYVGLEGWDTQTAIQFVEQNAHIPIGANFSWLKPFALLGITKLAEEQGTWSAQAALKIMDGVQPNDIPIAKNKDGRLFINLRIANKLGVVFNKALLQTAEIIN; encoded by the coding sequence ATGCTAAAAATACTTATATTGCTACTACTAGCTTGTTCCTCCTTCTCCCCATGGGTTTTGGCAGCCTCTAACTATACAGGCAAAAAAGTCCTGCACGTTGCCTCTTATCATTCCTCTTTTGAATGGGTAACGGGACTTAATCACAGTATAGAAACCGTTTTTAAAGATAAAGGCATTGATTTCCAAGTTTTCTACATGGATACCAAAAATCATCCAACAGAAGCATGGAAACAAGAAATTGCTTTAAAAGCAAAAGATTTCATTGAAACCTTTAAACCGAATATCGTGATTGCCTCTGATGATGATGCGGCTAAATATTTAATTGTTCCTTATTATAAAGAAAGCAATTTGCCATTTATTTTTTGTGGAATTAATGAGGATATTAAAGTTTATGGTTTTCCCACTAAAAACATGACAGGCATGTTAGAGGTTGATTTAGCGGATGTTGTCGTTGCGCACTTGCGCAAATATGCGAAAGGCAATCGAGTTGCAATACTAACTGTTGATGGAATGAGCGAACGAAAATTAGTACAAAATTATATCGATGTTTTAAAACTTCCCATTAGTCATGCATATTTTGTAAAAACCTTTGAGGAATGGAAAACTGCCTTTTTAATGACCGATGCTGATATGTTACTGCTTATCAATTATGTTGGACTTGAAGGATGGGACACACAAACCGCTATCCAATTTGTTGAACAAAATGCGCATATTCCTATCGGTGCAAATTTTTCTTGGTTAAAGCCTTTTGCATTGTTAGGCATCACCAAATTAGCAGAAGAGCAAGGAACATGGTCAGCACAAGCAGCATTAAAAATTATGGATGGGGTGCAACCCAATGATATACCTATTGCAAAAAACAAAGATGGTCGACTGTTTATTAATTTGCGAATTGCCAATAAATTAGGCGTTGTTTTTAATAAAGCATTATTACAAACAGCAGAGATTATTAATTAA